The following proteins are encoded in a genomic region of Terriglobales bacterium:
- the pheA gene encoding prephenate dehydratase encodes MKVAIQGELGSFSHTAARQLAPKMQVLPCTVSRDVFAALKKGKAQAAAIPIENSLAGSVVEHLDLMLEHDFWIEAEMRLRIEHNLIAAPGVSLGQIKRVLSHPVALDQCRKFFQQHRHIRPEPFYDTAGSVKHVLENNLRDTAAIAAHRAAQQYGGKILQSGLEDNKQNFTRFFLIRKGRRVAPRANKTSIAFAVKNISGALFKALSVFALREISLSKIESRPVPGRPWEYVFYADLLCGQELRAEKALGHLAEISEFVKVLGIYPAAK; translated from the coding sequence ATGAAAGTCGCCATACAGGGTGAACTCGGTTCCTTCAGCCATACGGCTGCACGGCAGCTCGCGCCCAAGATGCAGGTGCTACCCTGCACGGTCTCACGCGATGTGTTTGCCGCTTTGAAGAAGGGCAAGGCACAAGCGGCAGCGATTCCCATTGAAAATTCTCTGGCGGGTTCTGTGGTGGAGCATTTAGACCTGATGCTCGAACACGATTTCTGGATCGAAGCGGAGATGCGCCTGCGCATAGAGCACAACCTGATTGCCGCGCCGGGGGTCTCGCTCGGCCAGATCAAGCGGGTGCTCTCTCATCCGGTGGCCCTTGATCAGTGCCGTAAATTTTTTCAGCAACACCGGCACATTCGTCCCGAGCCCTTCTACGATACGGCCGGAAGTGTGAAGCACGTCCTGGAGAACAACTTGCGCGATACGGCCGCCATTGCTGCGCACAGGGCGGCGCAGCAATACGGTGGGAAAATTCTGCAGTCGGGCCTGGAAGACAATAAACAAAACTTCACGCGTTTTTTCCTGATTCGCAAGGGACGCCGGGTTGCGCCACGCGCCAACAAGACCTCGATTGCCTTTGCGGTCAAGAACATATCCGGGGCGCTGTTTAAAGCGCTAAGCGTGTTTGCACTGCGCGAGATCAGCTTGAGCAAGATCGAATCGCGTCCGGTGCCGGGACGCCCCTGGGAATACGTCTTTTATGCCGATCTGTTATGCGGGCAGGAGCTGCGGGCGGAAAAGGCGTTGGGCCATCTGGCTGAGATTTCGGAGTTTGTGAAGGTCCTGGGCATTTATCCAGCAGCCAAATAG
- a CDS encoding ABC transporter ATP-binding protein: MIEVRSVKKKYSRVQALNDFSLQVPRGALFGLVGPNGAGKSTLLKILATLIRPDAGAALIDGKDVRRNSRSVRTIVGYQPDIPGLYQQMSVEQYLEFFAGAFHLRGEQKKDAVRRALEHSGFEDRRHDEVEALSFGMKQRLLLAKTLIHNPRVLLLDEPATGLDPLARIQLRDQLRALQQGGVTILISSHILSDLEDICTDVVFIGAGKNISLPNGVRREANAESGSLLCEMEILGEASSASRAAETFAGAKVMRSSGKALQVEISGGEEQAAALLHHLVTAGIAVTRFTSRGPGLEEVYKDIFGGPHP; encoded by the coding sequence ATGATTGAAGTCCGCAGTGTGAAGAAAAAATACAGCCGGGTCCAGGCGCTCAACGATTTTTCCCTGCAAGTGCCGCGCGGTGCCCTGTTTGGGCTGGTGGGGCCCAACGGGGCAGGGAAAAGCACGCTCCTCAAGATTTTGGCCACACTGATACGCCCGGATGCGGGCGCAGCCTTGATTGATGGGAAAGACGTTAGGCGCAACTCCCGTAGCGTGCGCACGATCGTAGGCTATCAGCCTGATATTCCCGGTTTATACCAACAAATGTCGGTGGAGCAATACCTGGAATTCTTTGCGGGGGCGTTTCATCTGCGCGGGGAGCAGAAAAAAGACGCTGTGCGCCGTGCTCTGGAGCATTCCGGTTTCGAGGACCGGCGTCATGACGAGGTAGAAGCGCTTTCTTTTGGCATGAAGCAGCGACTTCTGCTGGCCAAGACGCTTATCCATAATCCGCGCGTACTGCTGCTCGACGAACCGGCCACAGGCCTCGACCCGCTGGCGCGTATCCAATTGCGTGACCAGTTGCGGGCTTTGCAGCAAGGCGGTGTGACCATACTCATTTCTTCCCACATTCTGAGTGATCTTGAGGATATTTGCACCGACGTGGTGTTTATCGGCGCAGGGAAAAATATTTCCTTGCCTAACGGGGTGAGAAGAGAGGCGAACGCGGAGAGCGGCAGCTTATTGTGCGAGATGGAAATTTTGGGGGAGGCTTCTTCCGCTTCTCGCGCAGCAGAAACATTTGCCGGGGCCAAGGTCATGAGAAGCTCGGGAAAGGCATTGCAGGTGGAAATTTCCGGAGGCGAGGAACAGGCCGCCGCCTTGCTGCACCACCTGGTGACGGCAGGCATCGCCGTCACGCGCTTTACCAGCCGTGGACCGGGACTGGAAGAAGTATATAAGGATATTTTTGGAGGTCCGCACCCGTGA
- a CDS encoding VWA domain-containing protein produces the protein MAGAVWCQTNAQTNAPANPHAPANPGGNAEQSVTPDIKIDVKLVDVFTTVTDSNGAPVANLKQENFQVFEDGIPQKIAIFSQEPALPLSVVLAIDTSLSTRMDLPFELESARRFVHSIVHGERKDTLALYCFSQDVQEMVPFTFDVQRIDRAINHVRVGSSTSLYDAVYLGSLALEKRQGRKVMVVITDGGDTASQVDYHDALREAQQAEALLYSIIIVPIEASAGRNTGGEHALIQMSRDTGGKYYYADSITRLDQAFRQISDELRNQYLLGYYPSQRLADSDFRTIEVRVSSLSPGTTNAQLIVRNRSGYYTSKSH, from the coding sequence TTGGCGGGCGCCGTTTGGTGCCAGACGAACGCGCAGACCAACGCTCCAGCCAATCCCCATGCTCCAGCCAACCCTGGCGGCAACGCGGAGCAATCCGTTACTCCGGATATTAAGATTGATGTAAAACTGGTGGACGTTTTTACCACAGTGACCGACTCCAATGGCGCTCCGGTGGCGAACTTGAAGCAGGAAAATTTCCAGGTCTTCGAGGATGGCATCCCACAGAAAATTGCGATTTTCAGCCAGGAGCCGGCGCTGCCGCTCTCAGTGGTCCTGGCCATTGATACCAGCCTGAGCACGCGCATGGACCTTCCTTTTGAGCTGGAGTCCGCCCGCCGATTTGTGCACAGCATCGTGCATGGAGAAAGAAAAGACACGCTTGCGCTGTATTGCTTTTCGCAAGATGTCCAGGAGATGGTCCCTTTTACCTTTGATGTGCAGCGGATTGACCGCGCCATCAACCACGTTCGAGTGGGCAGCTCCACGTCGCTGTATGACGCAGTCTATCTGGGTTCCCTGGCCCTGGAAAAAAGACAAGGACGCAAGGTCATGGTGGTGATTACCGATGGCGGCGATACCGCCAGCCAGGTGGATTACCACGATGCGCTGCGCGAGGCCCAGCAGGCGGAAGCGTTGCTGTACTCCATTATTATTGTTCCTATTGAGGCCAGCGCAGGACGCAACACCGGAGGAGAGCACGCGCTCATTCAGATGTCCCGTGATACCGGCGGCAAATACTACTACGCCGATTCCATTACCCGGCTCGATCAGGCTTTTCGTCAGATTTCCGACGAGCTGCGCAATCAGTATCTGCTGGGTTACTATCCCAGCCAGAGACTTGCAGACTCGGATTTTCGAACTATCGAAGTGCGTGTGTCATCGTTATCTCCGGGCACTACGAACGCGCAGCTTATTGTGCGCAACCGCAGCGGATACTACACCTCGAAGTCGCATTGA
- the lon gene encoding endopeptidase La, with protein MADQTRKIEGSAEVKLPQTEQSYPVLPVRDTVLFPHAVLPLTVGRESSVQLISSLGEDKTIVVVAQREARVDVPQPTDLYSVGTLATVHKVVKMPNQSLFVFTEGLDRVRLREFVQLTPFMRAEAEVIPEPTSPPTAEIEALQRNVLTLFQQIVAASPTLSDELQTVAMNIEEPGRLVDFIASSLPLLSTKEKQDLLEIQDVRIRLDKIHQHLAKELEVQQLRNKIQSEVQDRVQQSQREFYLREQMKAIQKELGEQDETQRDVEDLRQKIEASGMPEEVKKEAMKELNRLSRISPMAADYSVTRNYIEWLAVLPWSKSSGQEVDILKAKEILDEDHYDLQKVKDRILDYLSVRRLKPSMKGPILCFVGPPGVGKTSLGKSIARALGRKFQRMSLGGLHDEAELRGHRRTYIGALPGQIMQGLRRAETNDPVFMLDEVDKLGRDFRGDPASALLEVLDPEQNSTFRDNYLDVPFDLSRVLFICTANMLDPIPEPLRDRMEIIDLQGYTEDEKEHIAFRYLIPRQIEANGITAEQIEFSKETIRYLIRHYTREAGVRNLEREIGTMCRKQARRIAEGKAEKLAVTPQVVQEFLGGIKVRIDTEIAQRTQRPGVTVGLAWTPAGGDVLFIEATMMKGKGGFTMTGQIGHVMQESMQAALTWVRSNATQLGIQENIFADHDIHIHVPAGAIPKDGPSAGVTMATALVSLLTGRRLRPYTAMTGEITLSGNVLPVGGIKEKVLAARRAGVHDVILPAENETNLREDLTPEQLEGVNVHFAKTIEEVLAIALPSNPAEEKKDDKAREEVLVRAS; from the coding sequence ATGGCGGACCAAACACGCAAAATTGAAGGCAGCGCTGAAGTCAAGTTGCCGCAAACAGAACAATCGTATCCGGTGTTGCCCGTGCGCGATACCGTTCTATTCCCGCATGCAGTGCTTCCGCTCACCGTGGGCCGCGAGAGTTCGGTGCAACTCATCAGTTCGCTGGGAGAGGACAAGACCATCGTGGTTGTCGCCCAGCGTGAAGCGCGAGTCGATGTCCCTCAGCCCACCGATTTATACAGCGTCGGCACCCTGGCCACTGTGCATAAAGTGGTCAAGATGCCCAACCAGAGCTTATTTGTATTCACAGAAGGATTAGACCGGGTTCGCCTGCGCGAATTTGTGCAGCTCACTCCATTCATGCGGGCCGAGGCGGAAGTGATTCCCGAACCCACTTCTCCCCCGACAGCAGAGATTGAGGCATTGCAGCGCAATGTGCTGACTTTGTTTCAGCAGATCGTGGCCGCTTCGCCTACGCTCTCCGATGAATTGCAAACCGTGGCGATGAACATTGAAGAGCCCGGCCGCCTGGTGGATTTTATTGCATCCTCTCTGCCGCTGCTTTCCACCAAGGAAAAACAGGACCTGCTCGAAATTCAGGACGTTCGCATCCGGCTGGATAAAATTCACCAGCACCTGGCCAAAGAACTTGAAGTGCAGCAGTTGCGTAACAAGATTCAATCTGAAGTACAGGACCGGGTGCAGCAGTCGCAGCGCGAGTTCTATCTGCGCGAGCAGATGAAGGCGATCCAGAAAGAGCTGGGTGAGCAGGATGAAACCCAGCGCGACGTAGAAGATCTGCGCCAGAAGATCGAAGCTTCCGGCATGCCGGAAGAGGTCAAGAAAGAGGCGATGAAGGAGCTGAATCGCCTGTCGCGCATCTCTCCGATGGCTGCGGATTATTCGGTGACGCGCAACTATATCGAATGGCTGGCGGTGCTGCCGTGGAGCAAGTCGAGTGGCCAGGAAGTAGACATACTCAAAGCCAAAGAAATTCTCGACGAAGACCACTATGACCTGCAGAAGGTCAAAGACCGCATCCTTGACTATCTTTCCGTGCGCCGGTTGAAACCCAGCATGAAAGGACCGATTCTTTGCTTCGTAGGCCCGCCGGGAGTGGGCAAGACCTCTTTAGGAAAATCCATTGCACGTGCGTTGGGCCGCAAGTTCCAGCGTATGTCACTGGGTGGATTGCACGATGAGGCGGAGTTGCGCGGGCATCGCCGCACCTACATCGGAGCATTACCGGGACAGATCATGCAAGGCCTGCGCCGGGCAGAGACCAACGATCCGGTCTTTATGCTCGATGAAGTGGATAAGCTCGGGCGCGACTTCCGCGGCGATCCGGCCTCGGCGCTGCTCGAGGTTTTAGACCCCGAGCAGAACAGCACATTCCGCGATAATTACCTGGATGTGCCCTTCGATCTTTCGCGCGTGCTGTTCATCTGCACCGCTAATATGCTTGATCCCATTCCGGAACCGTTGCGTGACCGCATGGAGATCATAGATTTACAGGGCTACACCGAAGACGAAAAAGAGCACATTGCCTTCCGCTATTTGATTCCACGCCAGATCGAGGCCAACGGCATCACAGCGGAACAGATTGAATTTTCAAAAGAGACGATACGTTACCTGATCCGCCACTATACGCGTGAAGCGGGCGTGCGCAACCTGGAGCGTGAAATCGGGACCATGTGCCGCAAGCAGGCGCGCCGCATTGCCGAAGGCAAGGCCGAAAAGCTGGCCGTGACGCCGCAAGTAGTCCAGGAGTTTCTGGGTGGCATCAAAGTACGCATTGATACCGAGATTGCCCAGCGCACTCAGCGCCCTGGCGTGACCGTGGGGCTGGCCTGGACTCCGGCGGGCGGTGACGTCCTGTTTATCGAAGCCACCATGATGAAGGGCAAGGGCGGCTTCACCATGACCGGCCAGATTGGGCATGTCATGCAGGAATCCATGCAGGCCGCGCTGACCTGGGTGCGATCGAATGCAACCCAATTGGGAATTCAGGAAAACATCTTCGCCGATCACGATATACACATTCATGTGCCGGCAGGAGCGATTCCTAAAGATGGCCCGTCGGCCGGCGTCACTATGGCGACCGCGCTGGTTTCATTGCTGACCGGACGACGCCTGCGGCCGTATACCGCCATGACCGGCGAAATCACCCTGAGCGGTAATGTGCTGCCCGTCGGCGGGATCAAAGAAAAGGTGCTTGCTGCCCGGCGCGCTGGCGTGCATGATGTGATCCTGCCGGCTGAAAATGAGACCAACCTGCGCGAAGACCTGACGCCGGAGCAACTTGAAGGCGTAAATGTCCACTTCGCCAAGACGATTGAAGAAGTCCTGGCTATCGCGCTGCCTTCCAACCCGGCGGAAGAAAAGAAAGACGATAAAGCACGGGAAGAAGTGCTGGTGCGCGCGTCGTAA
- a CDS encoding YbhB/YbcL family Raf kinase inhibitor-like protein, which yields MSFSLQSPSFSSGGAIPKKFSCEGSDTSPALQWAEPPANTQSFVLIADDPDAPAGTWTHWVAYDLPASLRQLPEGVSKQAGLAQSGAQGINDFGKTGYGGPCPPPGKPHRYFFKLYALDAKLNLKSGAGKQQVESAMQVHVLGKAELMGTYQR from the coding sequence ATGTCATTTTCATTGCAAAGTCCTTCCTTCTCGAGTGGCGGAGCGATTCCCAAAAAGTTCTCATGTGAAGGTTCCGATACCTCTCCTGCTTTGCAATGGGCTGAACCGCCGGCCAACACGCAAAGTTTTGTCTTGATTGCCGACGATCCCGACGCGCCCGCCGGCACATGGACCCACTGGGTGGCCTACGATCTGCCCGCAAGCCTGCGCCAGCTCCCGGAAGGAGTGTCTAAACAGGCGGGCCTCGCTCAAAGCGGGGCGCAAGGCATCAATGATTTTGGAAAGACCGGCTACGGCGGTCCTTGTCCGCCGCCAGGAAAGCCCCATCGCTATTTTTTCAAGCTCTATGCGCTTGATGCGAAGTTGAACCTTAAGTCCGGAGCCGGCAAGCAACAGGTAGAGAGCGCCATGCAGGTCCACGTCTTGGGCAAAGCTGAATTGATGGGAACGTACCAGAGATAA
- a CDS encoding ABC transporter permease subunit gives MIWKELQQRMRERRAWLLPTIYLLVLGAIVTFVYYTTVVEESRYSQHELRGAEIGVAIFFGTVYAQLGLLLLIAPALSAGSITIEKEQRTLSGLLTSLLTLLEIWWGKFVASLLLMVLLLVVSLPVLSLGLAMGGFGVREMTMATITTLIIVASMNAVGLYCSSLFQRSIYATTVSYAVTIALVVLTAVAAAMWQSSHRGLGQDEFAHFKVWLYPNPFFFLTLAFAPQSKLFPDWYISAGIFVLIGVLVGALTLLQLRRAGEKV, from the coding sequence ATGATCTGGAAAGAGCTGCAGCAACGAATGCGTGAGCGCAGGGCTTGGCTGCTGCCGACGATTTATCTCCTGGTCTTAGGCGCAATCGTTACGTTTGTGTACTACACGACGGTTGTGGAGGAAAGCAGGTATTCTCAGCACGAATTGCGGGGAGCCGAGATCGGCGTCGCGATTTTCTTTGGTACGGTCTACGCGCAACTCGGCCTGCTGCTTTTGATTGCTCCGGCGTTAAGCGCGGGGAGCATTACCATCGAAAAAGAGCAGCGTACACTCTCAGGCTTGCTGACTTCGCTGCTGACCTTGCTGGAAATCTGGTGGGGGAAATTTGTCGCCTCGCTCCTGCTGATGGTTTTGCTGCTGGTTGTTTCACTTCCCGTATTGAGCCTCGGTCTCGCCATGGGAGGATTTGGCGTTCGCGAGATGACCATGGCTACGATAACGACACTGATCATTGTTGCCAGTATGAATGCCGTCGGATTGTATTGCTCCTCCCTCTTCCAGCGCAGCATTTATGCCACTACCGTCAGCTATGCCGTTACGATTGCCCTGGTGGTACTCACTGCTGTCGCCGCTGCCATGTGGCAATCGAGCCACAGAGGTTTGGGACAAGATGAGTTTGCTCATTTCAAAGTATGGTTGTATCCCAACCCCTTCTTCTTTTTGACACTGGCTTTTGCTCCGCAATCAAAATTGTTTCCTGATTGGTATATTTCCGCCGGGATTTTCGTATTGATCGGAGTATTGGTAGGCGCGCTTACCCTGCTTCAGCTTCGCCGCGCCGGCGAAAAAGTGTAA
- a CDS encoding RNA chaperone Hfq, with the protein MNRRPNPFTIKKPRSVPPAETGQEAAFLRSLGENQAAVTVRLLSGETVNGWIEYYDEKMVRLTRTDAPNLFIYKEQIAYIVEAEKSEQA; encoded by the coding sequence GTGAATCGCAGGCCTAATCCCTTCACCATCAAGAAGCCCAGATCTGTTCCCCCGGCTGAGACCGGACAGGAAGCGGCATTTTTGCGTTCGCTTGGCGAAAACCAGGCGGCCGTGACTGTCAGACTGCTCAGCGGAGAAACCGTCAACGGCTGGATCGAGTATTACGACGAGAAAATGGTGCGGCTTACGCGCACCGATGCTCCCAATCTTTTTATTTATAAAGAGCAGATTGCCTACATCGTTGAAGCAGAAAAAAGCGAGCAAGCGTAA
- a CDS encoding inositol monophosphatase family protein, with translation MSSDFEFVPRAAEIAREGGVLLMQYFVQNVAIEYKGDADLVTIADRTSEKLLVERIHDTWPQHDILGEEGTSTKSGSDYRWYVDPLDGTTNFAHGYPVFCVSLGLEYRGELIAGVVYDPTRDELFAAEKSKGATLNGKPIHVSKTAKLAESVLATGFPSHKRHKNPNIHFYHQLTLRSHGVRRAGSAALDLAYVACGRFDGFWEFNLNPWDTSAGVVLVREAGGVVENFSGGPFDISSREVLASNGLIHEELLKNFQEIFAGRGLAELPSPVEYAQQRKK, from the coding sequence ATGTCTTCTGATTTCGAGTTTGTTCCGCGGGCCGCAGAAATTGCACGTGAGGGCGGCGTGCTGCTGATGCAGTATTTTGTCCAGAATGTCGCCATTGAATACAAGGGCGACGCCGATCTAGTTACCATTGCCGACCGCACCTCAGAGAAGTTGCTGGTTGAGCGCATTCATGACACTTGGCCGCAGCACGATATTCTCGGCGAAGAGGGGACTTCGACCAAGTCAGGCAGCGACTATCGCTGGTATGTTGATCCTCTGGATGGCACCACGAACTTCGCCCATGGATATCCTGTTTTTTGCGTTTCTCTCGGCCTGGAATATCGCGGGGAGCTGATCGCCGGTGTGGTTTACGATCCTACGCGAGATGAACTGTTTGCGGCCGAAAAGAGCAAGGGCGCCACGCTGAACGGCAAACCCATCCATGTTTCAAAGACCGCCAAGCTGGCGGAGAGCGTCCTGGCAACCGGGTTTCCCAGCCACAAACGGCACAAGAACCCGAACATTCATTTCTATCATCAGCTCACCCTGCGCTCGCACGGAGTCCGCCGCGCCGGGTCCGCCGCGCTCGATCTTGCCTACGTAGCCTGCGGACGCTTCGATGGCTTCTGGGAGTTCAACCTCAACCCGTGGGACACGTCGGCAGGGGTCGTGCTGGTACGCGAGGCGGGCGGTGTGGTGGAAAATTTTTCAGGCGGGCCGTTTGATATCTCGAGCCGGGAGGTGCTGGCCTCCAACGGATTGATCCACGAAGAGCTGCTGAAAAATTTCCAGGAGATCTTCGCCGGCCGCGGTCTGGCTGAACTTCCCAGCCCGGTGGAGTACGCCCAGCAGCGCAAGAAATAA
- a CDS encoding molybdenum cofactor biosynthesis protein MoaE — protein sequence MLFFGLLTDVVSRREEEVDLKEGACISDLIGHYTAAFPQLRPLLPSVAVSVNREYAPASTVLRDQDEVALLPPVSGGSGPVRTEVARVEIVRQKIDVQLIANALKHASDGACAVFEGIVRDNTRGRRTLYLDYEAYEEMALKQMSELREQALQKFAVRDIALVHRLGRLQIGETSVLIVVASAHRAAAFEACRWLIDTLKKTVPIWKKEYFEDGAVWADGDPFPPEISTAQSNATPPGASK from the coding sequence GTGCTTTTTTTCGGCCTTCTTACCGACGTGGTTTCACGCCGGGAAGAGGAAGTGGATTTAAAAGAGGGTGCGTGCATCTCAGATCTTATTGGGCATTACACCGCCGCATTTCCCCAGTTGCGTCCATTGCTTCCTTCCGTTGCCGTCTCGGTGAATCGTGAATATGCTCCAGCTTCGACCGTGTTACGCGACCAGGATGAAGTCGCGCTGCTGCCTCCGGTGAGCGGCGGAAGTGGTCCCGTACGCACAGAGGTAGCGCGGGTTGAGATTGTGCGTCAAAAGATTGATGTTCAGCTTATTGCCAATGCACTGAAACACGCTTCTGACGGAGCCTGCGCGGTCTTCGAAGGGATTGTGCGCGACAACACGCGTGGGCGGCGTACGCTCTACCTGGATTACGAAGCTTACGAGGAAATGGCGTTGAAGCAAATGAGCGAGCTGCGCGAGCAGGCACTGCAGAAGTTTGCCGTCCGGGATATTGCTTTGGTCCACCGACTTGGCCGGCTTCAGATTGGCGAGACCAGCGTTCTCATCGTGGTCGCTTCGGCGCACCGTGCAGCCGCTTTTGAGGCCTGCCGCTGGCTGATTGACACTCTGAAGAAGACGGTCCCAATCTGGAAGAAGGAATACTTCGAAGATGGAGCGGTCTGGGCGGATGGAGACCCCTTTCCACCGGAAATTTCCACCGCACAAAGTAACGCTACGCCGCCAGGCGCATCTAAGTGA
- a CDS encoding GGDEF domain-containing protein — MKGQRVNSRVRTEDRRAPFRKLPLVLYRLAMPGGVLLLITGVLVHMGYLAGAETPFVRFYTYFVFGIGLLLSAFFKRSRLFFAMLVVVLAERTLTWFAPGFLSAKESKTAIEAIALLLPINLLALAFVRDRGIISRAGKQRIAVVALQIVAVAILCKPAQAYAATLLDPNFVDKRFLEWSNIPQPALLAFIVAGVGMIISLIRRYQPVESSLFWALVAAFVALQTGTNHLAGLYFATGGLILIIAVLETSYAMAYHDELTQLPSRRSLNETLLKLGDSYVIGMLDVDHFKKFNDSYGHEAGDQALRMVASKLARIAGGGKAFRYGGEEFTVVFPDKSLGEAFTYLDTMRKIIEQSLFTVRGKDRRRQGKDGKTTQTGPREVEVSVTVSIGVAARDEERTTPEQVIRFADKALYKAKAKGRNRTVAAKPANEEMRIVSIL; from the coding sequence ATGAAAGGCCAGCGCGTCAATTCTCGGGTCCGTACCGAAGACCGGCGTGCGCCCTTCAGAAAACTCCCGCTGGTCCTGTACCGGCTTGCCATGCCGGGTGGGGTATTGCTGCTGATCACGGGAGTGCTGGTGCACATGGGATACCTCGCGGGCGCTGAAACTCCCTTCGTGCGTTTTTATACTTATTTCGTCTTCGGGATAGGCCTGCTGCTGAGCGCGTTCTTCAAGCGCAGCCGCCTGTTTTTTGCCATGCTCGTGGTGGTGCTGGCGGAGCGCACACTGACCTGGTTCGCTCCGGGATTTTTGTCGGCCAAGGAGAGCAAGACAGCAATTGAGGCCATCGCCTTGTTGCTGCCCATCAATCTGCTGGCGCTGGCCTTCGTGCGCGACCGCGGAATTATTTCGCGCGCGGGAAAACAACGAATCGCGGTGGTCGCGTTGCAGATCGTTGCCGTCGCGATTCTCTGCAAGCCGGCGCAAGCCTACGCCGCCACCCTGCTGGATCCTAACTTTGTAGACAAGCGCTTTCTGGAATGGAGTAATATTCCTCAACCTGCGTTGCTGGCGTTTATCGTGGCGGGTGTGGGCATGATCATTTCGCTGATTCGCCGCTATCAACCGGTGGAAAGCAGTCTCTTCTGGGCCCTGGTGGCGGCCTTCGTGGCATTGCAAACGGGAACGAACCATCTTGCCGGCCTCTATTTTGCTACCGGGGGGCTGATCCTCATCATTGCAGTGCTTGAGACCTCGTATGCAATGGCCTACCATGATGAACTTACCCAGTTGCCCAGCCGCCGGTCCCTGAATGAAACCCTGCTCAAGCTTGGCGACTCCTACGTCATCGGGATGCTGGACGTAGATCACTTCAAGAAATTCAACGACAGTTACGGCCACGAGGCGGGCGACCAGGCACTACGCATGGTTGCCTCCAAGCTGGCACGCATTGCCGGTGGCGGCAAGGCATTCCGTTACGGTGGAGAGGAATTCACCGTGGTTTTTCCCGACAAATCCCTGGGAGAGGCCTTCACCTATTTGGACACGATGAGAAAGATAATTGAGCAATCTCTTTTTACCGTTCGTGGAAAGGACCGGCGCAGGCAGGGGAAGGACGGTAAAACCACTCAAACCGGGCCCCGGGAAGTTGAAGTCAGCGTGACTGTAAGCATCGGCGTTGCCGCGCGCGATGAGGAAAGAACTACACCCGAGCAAGTGATCCGCTTTGCCGATAAGGCGCTCTACAAGGCCAAAGCCAAAGGCCGCAACCGCACGGTTGCCGCCAAACCTGCCAACGAAGAGATGCGCATCGTAAGCATCCTGTAA